Proteins co-encoded in one candidate division KSB1 bacterium genomic window:
- a CDS encoding dual specificity protein phosphatase family protein, with amino-acid sequence MVKDRMKTEQELSLLAQRVEEALEQLSADADGCVQLADSVLKDLRITLRATSAGTVHGPLIGALEKAKKIRSKGGPLHRLKVGNGFITIGPRPKFRAIHSMRSRGITHILTILGESEGAFEIRNQARKAGIEWLWLPLECAQQPSNQWLPKIHDLYQQLAKILDKGGGVYVHCSAGIHRTGMIVYGFLRSIGFSRSEAKDALSKLRSATATDVGEDRLAWADQFADKQTGD; translated from the coding sequence ATGGTCAAAGACCGAATGAAAACCGAACAAGAGCTTTCACTCTTAGCGCAGCGCGTTGAAGAAGCCTTGGAACAGTTATCTGCAGATGCAGATGGCTGCGTGCAGCTAGCTGATTCAGTGCTTAAGGATCTTCGAATCACCTTAAGAGCAACATCAGCCGGCACCGTACATGGACCTTTGATCGGCGCTTTGGAGAAGGCGAAGAAGATTCGATCAAAGGGCGGCCCTCTTCATCGGCTGAAGGTGGGTAACGGTTTTATCACGATTGGACCTAGGCCGAAATTCAGAGCGATCCACTCTATGCGGTCGCGAGGCATCACCCATATTCTGACGATACTTGGGGAATCTGAAGGAGCCTTCGAGATTCGAAACCAAGCCAGAAAGGCGGGTATTGAGTGGCTCTGGTTGCCTTTAGAATGCGCGCAGCAACCGAGCAATCAGTGGCTGCCGAAAATCCATGATCTTTACCAGCAATTGGCAAAGATTCTCGACAAAGGCGGTGGAGTTTACGTACATTGTTCGGCCGGCATTCATCGAACAGGAATGATTGTATATGGTTTCCTGCGCAGTATAGGCTTCTCAAGATCCGAAGCGAAAGATGCCCTGTCGAAGCTTAGGTCAGCAACCGCAACTGATGTGGGGGAAGATCGCTTAGCTTGGGCCGATCAGTTCGCCGACAAGCAGACCGGTGATTAG
- a CDS encoding glycosyltransferase family 2 protein, which produces MRPRPRQCALSVVVPLYNEADSLQPLHAEIVAAVRKRVPSYEIIFVDDGSTDGSLDVLRRLAAQDRRVKVISLRSNCGKSAALAVGFAHAQGSAVVTMDADLQDDPAEIPHLLAKLDEGYDLVSGWKKKRHDPLRKRWSSKLFNMVTSAVSGLRLHDFNCGLKAYRSEVVRSIRLYGQLHRFLPVLAHWQGFKVTELVVNHRPRRFGKTKFGPWRFFAGFFDLLTVMFLRRFNRRPMHLFGLLGLVCFLAGSAITLYLAVMRLFYSVYLSNRPLLFLGILLIIVGIQFVSIGLLGEMITESRKDEQGYPVRLKIGW; this is translated from the coding sequence ATGAGACCCAGACCGCGACAATGCGCCCTATCGGTGGTGGTGCCCCTCTACAACGAAGCCGATTCCTTGCAGCCCCTCCACGCGGAGATAGTCGCGGCCGTCAGGAAACGCGTGCCCTCTTACGAAATCATTTTTGTGGACGATGGCTCCACCGATGGCTCGCTGGATGTCTTGCGACGTCTTGCTGCTCAGGACCGCCGGGTGAAGGTCATCTCGTTGCGCAGCAACTGTGGCAAATCGGCGGCCCTGGCCGTAGGCTTTGCCCATGCTCAAGGTTCCGCGGTGGTAACGATGGACGCCGACCTGCAGGACGATCCGGCGGAAATCCCGCACCTGCTCGCCAAGCTCGACGAAGGATACGACCTGGTTTCTGGATGGAAAAAGAAGCGGCATGACCCACTGCGCAAGCGCTGGAGTTCCAAGTTGTTCAACATGGTGACCTCGGCGGTCAGCGGCCTGCGGTTGCATGACTTCAACTGCGGACTGAAGGCCTATCGCAGCGAGGTGGTGCGCAGCATTCGCCTCTACGGACAGCTCCATCGCTTCCTGCCGGTCTTGGCCCACTGGCAAGGGTTCAAGGTCACCGAGCTGGTGGTCAACCATCGGCCCAGGCGTTTCGGCAAGACCAAGTTCGGGCCATGGCGGTTCTTCGCCGGCTTTTTCGACCTGCTCACGGTCATGTTTCTCAGGCGCTTCAACCGCCGCCCCATGCACCTTTTTGGCCTGCTGGGCCTTGTTTGCTTCCTTGCCGGAAGCGCGATCACCCTCTATTTGGCGGTCATGCGCCTGTTCTATTCGGTATACTTGAGCAATCGCCCCTTGCTGTTCTTAGGCATCCTGCTCATCATCGTGGGCATCCAGTTTGTCTCCATCGGCCTTTTGGGTGAGATGATCACCGAGTCGCGCAAAGACGAGCAGGGCTACCCTGTGCGCCTGAAAATCGGCTGGTGA
- a CDS encoding outer membrane lipoprotein-sorting protein codes for MSKLKTLKGRARISFESPVAGYSGYTQVAVRMPDSALIKVEAIFGLDVASLFVDGRSFMAYVPSERRVYRGSIERLRYLDPLVMAVDGRLLVSALSGLVSLPREGAGVKGVDSHGLLVERRAEEGLFRYWVDRQRAVVSQMEYEDSQLGLLYRLSFSRFAKTSGMLLPRMVTLERPQQGERLTLFYLERTVNVHLRALEMRQRLPGNVEEVLL; via the coding sequence GTGAGCAAGCTCAAAACGCTCAAAGGGCGGGCCCGCATCTCCTTCGAGTCCCCGGTTGCGGGCTACTCCGGCTACACGCAGGTGGCGGTGCGCATGCCGGACTCGGCGCTCATCAAGGTCGAAGCGATCTTCGGCTTAGATGTGGCCTCGCTCTTCGTGGACGGCCGCTCGTTCATGGCCTATGTACCCTCCGAGAGGCGTGTGTACCGAGGCAGTATCGAGCGGCTGCGCTATCTTGACCCGCTGGTCATGGCCGTGGACGGCCGGCTGCTGGTCTCTGCCCTAAGCGGCCTGGTCTCCTTGCCCCGGGAAGGCGCCGGGGTAAAAGGTGTGGACAGTCACGGCCTGCTCGTCGAGAGGCGCGCCGAAGAGGGCCTGTTCCGGTACTGGGTCGACCGCCAGCGCGCCGTGGTCTCACAGATGGAATACGAGGACTCCCAGCTGGGCCTGCTCTATCGGTTGAGCTTCAGCCGCTTTGCCAAGACTTCCGGCATGCTTCTGCCGCGCATGGTGACCCTCGAGCGCCCGCAGCAGGGAGAACGCCTGACCCTTTTCTATCTCGAACGAACGGTCAACGTGCATCTGCGCGCCTTGGAGATGCGGCAGCGCCTCCCCGGCAATGTGGAGGAGGTCCTGCTATGA
- a CDS encoding carboxypeptidase regulatory-like domain-containing protein: protein MEGKTYSRWLLLAVALLWAGTALAQQVVVRPHQVTLQPGQGQQFEAQLFDRAGRPARGVTCTWSVEPSSLGTVTKDGYFIAGPEPGVGRVIASAALAGVEYRGSADVVVAEGRGSGRQLLVEPAEVVLAPGQSQQFIARVMTSSGLSIVPSEVRWEVLPTSLGTITPDGLFTAGTVAMAGQVIAQAAVDGRLLRGAARVLVSQGANGLIAGLVMDGRDGSPLAGALVTVQRLGPLPWARRDTTGADGSYAVPVLAPGLYVVHACAAGFLPEYYDDAPSLREATSISIAPGDTVTGTDFALARGGAIGGMVAAEAGSLPLPGAHVQAYSLTLPNVRYHAVTDDGGRYLIGSLPRGSYVVEANAAGYKGEFYADAATLRTATLVEVAEGDTTFGIDFFLETSSAITGRVVDQATGAPIPLARVCAHVLDGVGSGRDRIATTHTDSSGCYTLPVRPGTYQVLASARGYADEWYDGVSDRRLATPVVVVADQHTSGIDFRLSAVSAIAGRVTDEAGGLPIVGALVTAYQGGPRAYCSSARTDEKGRYLIGNLQPGNYLVRAAAPDYLAEWYLEAETVRDATPVAVAAADTVQGVDFTVKRGGSISGSVRSQRSGQPIAGARVEVFSTGGPFSRVAFADSEGTYAVAGLPSGSYLVRASARDHVPIYYDGVLTWARATPVTVNAPEQTAGIDFLLPSRVPDGATIAGRVTDEHTGEPLRGVRVFASPVRPGQVYTDLTDGEGLYLLTGLRPGAYIVWAFKTGYLAEFYEDSHSWRDATPITVAAGDSISGIDFALTPQERGPFMVAGTIASKEGRSVAGGVVLARRGEELVATAVSNENGQYALDELPNGSYTICALLPIGDGSAQPPQTTAPVAVTLSAADPMRNNVDLALAPTNGPPADQPTLPARFALLGNSPNPFNPGTSIRFELPEPARVRITIYNVLGQPIRELANAAFDTGRHAIFWEGKDRHGNQVASGVYICRLEAQAASGGRHLLVSKMLLAQ, encoded by the coding sequence ATGGAAGGGAAGACGTATTCTCGATGGCTCCTGCTGGCAGTGGCTTTGCTCTGGGCAGGGACAGCGCTGGCCCAGCAGGTGGTCGTGAGACCTCACCAGGTGACGTTGCAGCCTGGGCAGGGGCAGCAGTTTGAGGCACAGCTCTTTGACCGCGCCGGTCGACCAGCGCGGGGAGTCACCTGTACCTGGTCAGTTGAACCGAGTTCCCTTGGCACCGTGACCAAAGACGGCTACTTCATCGCCGGGCCGGAGCCGGGCGTCGGACGCGTGATAGCCTCTGCCGCTCTGGCGGGCGTGGAGTATCGGGGCAGCGCCGATGTGGTTGTGGCCGAAGGACGTGGTTCTGGCAGGCAGCTCCTGGTGGAGCCCGCAGAGGTGGTGCTGGCTCCCGGCCAGTCGCAGCAGTTCATTGCGCGCGTGATGACAAGCAGCGGCCTAAGCATCGTCCCCAGCGAGGTGCGATGGGAAGTACTGCCCACCTCTTTGGGCACGATAACGCCCGACGGCCTGTTCACCGCCGGGACGGTGGCCATGGCCGGTCAGGTCATTGCCCAGGCAGCTGTGGATGGCAGGCTCCTGAGGGGAGCGGCGCGCGTCCTGGTCAGCCAGGGGGCAAATGGACTGATCGCAGGGCTGGTAATGGACGGGCGCGACGGCTCGCCTTTAGCCGGGGCGCTGGTGACTGTGCAGCGTTTGGGTCCCTTGCCGTGGGCAAGGCGCGACACCACGGGCGCCGACGGCAGCTACGCCGTCCCTGTGCTGGCCCCGGGACTGTACGTGGTGCACGCTTGTGCTGCCGGCTTCCTTCCCGAGTACTATGACGATGCACCCTCGCTCCGGGAGGCCACGTCGATCAGCATCGCGCCCGGGGATACTGTCACGGGCACCGACTTTGCCTTGGCACGAGGCGGGGCAATAGGCGGGATGGTGGCTGCGGAGGCCGGTAGCCTGCCGCTGCCAGGCGCCCATGTGCAGGCCTACTCGCTAACCCTTCCCAACGTCCGGTATCACGCGGTTACTGACGACGGCGGCCGCTATCTGATTGGGTCGCTGCCGCGCGGCTCCTACGTAGTCGAGGCAAACGCAGCCGGCTACAAAGGTGAATTCTACGCAGACGCCGCCACGTTGCGCACCGCTACGCTGGTGGAAGTGGCGGAAGGTGACACTACCTTCGGCATCGACTTTTTCCTGGAGACCAGCAGTGCGATCACCGGCCGTGTGGTGGACCAGGCAACCGGAGCGCCGATTCCCCTGGCGCGTGTCTGTGCCCATGTCCTCGATGGGGTCGGCAGTGGCCGCGACCGGATAGCCACTACCCACACCGACAGCAGCGGTTGCTACACTCTGCCCGTGCGTCCGGGCACCTACCAGGTGCTGGCGAGCGCGCGCGGCTACGCGGATGAATGGTACGACGGGGTGAGCGACCGGCGGCTTGCTACGCCAGTGGTGGTCGTGGCAGACCAACACACCTCAGGCATCGATTTCCGACTCAGCGCGGTGAGCGCCATCGCTGGCCGTGTGACGGATGAAGCGGGCGGCTTGCCGATTGTGGGAGCGCTGGTCACCGCGTACCAAGGTGGCCCGCGAGCATACTGCTCCTCAGCGCGTACCGATGAGAAGGGTCGCTACCTGATTGGCAATCTGCAGCCTGGCAACTACCTCGTGCGTGCTGCTGCCCCCGACTATCTGGCCGAATGGTACCTGGAGGCCGAAACTGTCCGCGACGCCACCCCGGTAGCCGTGGCGGCGGCCGACACCGTGCAGGGTGTCGACTTCACCGTGAAGCGCGGCGGCAGCATCAGCGGCTCGGTCCGCAGCCAGAGGAGCGGGCAGCCGATTGCCGGTGCTCGCGTGGAGGTGTTCAGCACCGGAGGCCCGTTCTCCCGGGTGGCCTTTGCCGACAGTGAAGGCACTTATGCCGTGGCCGGGCTGCCCAGCGGGAGCTACCTTGTGCGCGCCTCGGCGCGGGACCACGTGCCCATCTACTACGACGGAGTCCTGACGTGGGCGCGGGCCACGCCGGTGACCGTCAATGCCCCGGAGCAGACAGCTGGGATCGACTTCTTGCTGCCTTCTCGCGTGCCGGACGGGGCGACCATCGCCGGACGCGTCACCGATGAGCACACCGGGGAGCCTTTGCGCGGCGTACGCGTCTTCGCCAGCCCGGTGCGGCCTGGTCAGGTCTACACCGACCTCACCGACGGCGAAGGGCTTTACCTGTTGACCGGGCTCCGGCCTGGAGCCTACATCGTGTGGGCCTTCAAGACCGGCTACCTGGCAGAATTCTACGAAGACAGCCACTCTTGGCGCGACGCCACCCCCATCACTGTGGCGGCCGGGGATAGCATCAGTGGCATCGACTTTGCGCTCACACCGCAAGAGCGAGGGCCGTTCATGGTGGCAGGGACGATCGCCAGCAAAGAGGGCCGGTCGGTCGCCGGGGGGGTGGTCCTGGCGCGCCGCGGCGAGGAGCTGGTGGCCACTGCCGTGAGCAACGAGAACGGCCAATACGCGCTGGACGAGCTCCCCAACGGCAGCTACACAATCTGTGCGCTCCTCCCTATCGGCGATGGGTCTGCGCAACCACCGCAAACCACAGCTCCGGTGGCGGTCACACTGAGTGCGGCAGATCCGATGCGCAACAATGTTGACCTGGCGCTTGCGCCGACGAACGGTCCGCCCGCTGACCAGCCAACTCTTCCGGCGAGGTTTGCTCTCTTAGGGAATTCGCCCAATCCCTTCAATCCCGGAACTTCGATCAGGTTTGAGCTGCCGGAGCCGGCACGGGTGAGGATCACCATTTACAACGTGCTTGGGCAGCCGATCCGTGAACTGGCAAACGCTGCCTTCGACACCGGCCGGCATGCGATCTTCTGGGAGGGCAAGGATCGGCATGGCAACCAGGTCGCCAGCGGCGTCTACATTTGCAGGCTCGAGGCACAGGCAGCCTCTGGCGGGCGGCATCTGTTGGTGAGCAAGATGCTGCTTGCCCAGTAG
- the rlmB gene encoding 23S rRNA (guanosine(2251)-2'-O)-methyltransferase RlmB, translating into MQELVYGRNPVRELLRSRRGVRRLWLAATLSPAATQEFLALAAAANVPAERLPAEELTRMTQTSKHQGVAAEVEPFAYAGIDDIFHRADEHHEPPLLVVLDGVEDPHNLGAIIRSAEAAGAHGVIIPRDRAVAVTPAVEKAAAGATVHLPVTRVTNLARTMEELKERGVWLFGAAEDAPQDYTATDLTGPTALVLGAEGRGLRRLTREKCDFLIRIPMHGRISSLNVSVAAGILLFEARRQRQLRGRR; encoded by the coding sequence TTGCAAGAGCTGGTCTACGGTCGCAATCCGGTGCGCGAGCTTTTGCGCAGCAGGCGGGGCGTGCGCCGCCTGTGGCTTGCTGCCACCCTGAGCCCGGCAGCGACGCAAGAGTTCCTCGCCCTGGCTGCAGCCGCCAACGTGCCGGCCGAACGTCTGCCCGCCGAAGAACTCACCAGAATGACCCAGACCTCCAAGCACCAAGGGGTGGCCGCCGAAGTGGAACCGTTCGCCTACGCCGGCATTGACGACATATTCCACCGTGCCGATGAGCACCACGAGCCGCCTTTGTTAGTGGTGCTGGATGGCGTAGAGGACCCTCACAATCTCGGCGCCATCATCCGCTCCGCCGAGGCAGCAGGGGCACATGGGGTCATTATCCCGCGCGACCGTGCTGTGGCCGTCACCCCAGCGGTGGAGAAAGCTGCCGCTGGGGCCACCGTCCATCTGCCGGTGACGCGGGTCACCAATCTGGCACGGACTATGGAAGAGCTAAAGGAAAGGGGCGTATGGTTATTCGGCGCAGCCGAAGATGCCCCGCAGGACTACACCGCCACAGATCTCACTGGGCCCACTGCGCTGGTCTTGGGCGCGGAAGGACGGGGACTCCGACGCCTGACGCGGGAAAAGTGCGACTTTCTTATTCGCATCCCCATGCACGGCAGGATTAGTTCGCTCAACGTCTCAGTGGCAGCGGGCATCCTCCTTTTTGAGGCCCGCCGCCAGCGCCAGCTCCGCGGCCGAAGGTGA
- a CDS encoding transposase — translation MPWTRSDGTRSRPPQEAHRLRKSNPQLLEGTRYLWLKNPAQLTPPERQRLGYLEGLNLQISRAYLLKQQLRHLWEKRTRPEATAFLGHWVSMAMESQLRPMHEFASLRRGHRDGVRVLRFPLTAALQSQ, via the coding sequence ATGCCGTGGACCAGGTCAGACGGCACGAGGTCCCGGCCGCCGCAGGAGGCACACCGTCTGCGCAAGAGCAATCCGCAGCTTCTGGAGGGGACACGCTATCTGTGGTTGAAAAACCCTGCGCAGCTGACTCCTCCGGAGCGGCAACGTCTCGGCTACTTAGAGGGATTGAATCTCCAGATCAGTCGCGCCTATCTGCTCAAGCAGCAGCTGCGTCATCTCTGGGAGAAGCGGACTCGCCCAGAGGCAACGGCGTTCCTGGGGCACTGGGTCAGTATGGCCATGGAGTCGCAGCTCCGGCCGATGCACGAGTTCGCCTCCCTGCGCAGAGGGCATCGCGATGGGGTGCGGGTTTTGCGTTTCCCATTGACAGCGGCCTTGCAGAGCCAATGA
- the selA gene encoding L-seryl-tRNA(Sec) selenium transferase, with the protein MRAKPDVKAQQEGASSVSLLPSVEAVLSSTQGEKLCARFPRWLVKEEVVHQLAELRRHMLAGQKLRVGTRPAVVTSVLRTVRRRLSALQRPSLRRVINATGIVLHTGLGRAPLAEAVRRNVLAVTEHYCNLELDLESGKRGNRLHHVEELLCRLSGGEAACVVNNNAAAVLVALNTLAYGKEAIISRGQLVEIGGSFRMPEVMEKSGTAMVEVGTTNKSKLTDYERVISDRTGAVVVVHTSNYRVLGFTAEPALREIVELAHAHDVPVIHDLGGGVLLDLRKLGLPYEPLVQESVQAGVDVVTFSGDKVLGGPQAGIIVGRRVHVEAIRSNPLMRAVRCDKMTIAALEATLRLFLDEERLLVDNPTLRMLSAPVSTVEARARRLVELLVGAHADRLHLRVQQSSSQAGSGALPLEQIPSRAVVVSCDGLSASELASRLRSLPLPVIGYVQGEELYLDMRTVRDDEVPLLAKALGKVTGTRTAAGRR; encoded by the coding sequence ATGCGAGCCAAACCGGACGTCAAGGCACAACAAGAAGGCGCAAGCTCCGTGAGCTTGCTCCCCTCGGTGGAGGCGGTGCTTTCGTCAACGCAGGGGGAGAAGCTCTGCGCACGTTTTCCGCGTTGGCTGGTCAAGGAAGAAGTGGTGCACCAGCTGGCCGAGTTGCGCCGCCACATGCTGGCGGGCCAGAAGCTCAGAGTCGGCACGCGTCCAGCCGTGGTGACCTCTGTGCTGCGGACGGTGCGCAGGCGTCTGAGTGCTCTGCAGCGTCCTTCGCTCAGGAGGGTAATCAACGCGACCGGCATCGTGCTGCACACTGGACTGGGCAGGGCGCCCTTGGCTGAGGCAGTGCGCCGGAACGTCCTGGCCGTTACCGAGCACTACTGCAACCTGGAGCTTGACCTTGAGAGCGGCAAGCGCGGGAATCGCCTGCACCACGTGGAAGAGTTGCTGTGTCGCCTGAGCGGGGGCGAAGCTGCGTGCGTGGTCAATAACAATGCCGCCGCGGTGTTGGTAGCCTTGAACACGCTGGCCTACGGCAAAGAGGCCATCATTTCGCGCGGGCAGCTTGTAGAGATTGGCGGCTCCTTCCGCATGCCGGAAGTCATGGAGAAGAGCGGCACGGCCATGGTGGAAGTGGGCACCACCAACAAGAGCAAGCTCACCGACTATGAGCGCGTCATTTCCGACAGAACCGGCGCGGTGGTTGTGGTGCACACCTCTAACTACCGCGTCCTGGGTTTTACCGCAGAGCCGGCCTTGCGGGAAATCGTGGAGCTGGCCCATGCGCACGATGTGCCGGTGATCCACGACCTGGGTGGCGGTGTGCTCCTGGACCTGCGCAAACTTGGGCTTCCCTATGAGCCGCTCGTGCAGGAGAGCGTGCAGGCAGGGGTCGACGTCGTCACCTTCAGCGGCGATAAGGTGCTGGGTGGGCCACAGGCGGGCATCATCGTGGGCCGACGTGTCCACGTGGAAGCCATCAGAAGCAACCCCTTGATGCGCGCAGTGCGGTGTGACAAGATGACCATCGCCGCTTTAGAGGCCACGCTGCGGCTCTTCCTGGACGAGGAACGCCTCCTCGTCGACAACCCCACGCTGCGCATGCTCTCGGCGCCTGTGAGCACGGTGGAGGCTCGTGCGCGGCGGCTCGTGGAGCTCCTGGTGGGCGCGCACGCCGACAGGCTCCATCTGCGCGTCCAGCAGAGCAGCTCCCAGGCAGGAAGCGGGGCATTGCCGTTGGAGCAGATCCCCAGCCGCGCGGTGGTGGTGAGCTGCGACGGCCTCAGCGCCAGCGAGCTGGCCAGTCGGCTACGCAGCCTGCCGCTGCCGGTGATAGGCTATGTGCAAGGAGAGGAGCTCTACTTGGACATGCGCACGGTGCGGGATGACGAGGTGCCGCTCCTCGCAAAAGCCCTGGGCAAAGTGACTGGCACGAGAACCGCGGCTGGGCGAAGGTAG
- a CDS encoding tetratricopeptide repeat protein, whose product MATRNSGAETPPTTAQPQVDPLVSRLVIRGATAEALGDLTNALSAYQEAALHAPQSFGIQMAMGEVYLRLGKTESALLCLRKAAELNPRSAEAHGLLGNIYAEQRKLDLAEAEFRALLEVDPRDADALGRLISLMVAQGKTKAALQQVKQFAKHLPQDVDYLVQVGNLFYQARAYTEARELYRMAMAVDRQAETPYLAVAAACKAEGDTTQAIAWYRRALQVDPTFDEVQSELRALYAATKRWDEALAVFAELAKTDSANVEHWLDMGRVHLMKGDTLAAAKAFAQAHDRFPDDERTAISLGLLQESLRDTAAALATYRRALTANPNFARVRKLCRNLLVARKQWEEAIQLYEQAGARDSSDVVNGLEIAELYFQKGDTATALAHLEALASRFPNDWRVPFAAGRMEFMRRNWSQAGAYFEKVIALNDRVPPAWSLLGRCHLLRNELQQAEAVFRRAAGLFPDDGELNFFLGSVLSQMRKPAEALPFITKALEDNEDNVPVLLVLAACYSELRRDEEADSVYTKILALDPENPTALNNYSYSLAERGIRLDEALLMVEKALQAEPENGAFLDTIGWVYFKLGDYQRALEKILKSVEVRPGSAEVIEHLGDVYEKLGELSKAQEYWQKALELDPSRTHLEQKLKGTSHTRP is encoded by the coding sequence TTGGCGACTCGGAATTCCGGCGCGGAGACCCCGCCTACCACCGCGCAGCCGCAGGTGGATCCGCTCGTCTCCCGTCTGGTGATTCGCGGCGCCACCGCAGAGGCGCTCGGCGACCTCACCAACGCTCTGTCCGCCTACCAGGAGGCGGCTCTCCATGCACCCCAGTCCTTCGGCATCCAGATGGCCATGGGCGAGGTCTATCTCCGCCTGGGCAAGACGGAGAGCGCACTGCTCTGTCTGCGAAAGGCCGCTGAGCTGAACCCGCGCAGCGCGGAGGCGCACGGCCTGTTGGGGAATATCTACGCCGAGCAGCGCAAACTCGATCTGGCCGAGGCAGAGTTCCGCGCTCTGCTGGAAGTTGACCCCCGCGATGCCGATGCTTTGGGCAGGCTCATCAGCCTAATGGTGGCCCAAGGCAAGACAAAGGCGGCTTTGCAGCAAGTCAAGCAGTTTGCAAAGCATCTGCCCCAGGACGTGGACTATTTGGTGCAGGTGGGCAATCTCTTCTACCAGGCAAGAGCCTATACCGAGGCGCGGGAGCTCTATCGCATGGCGATGGCGGTGGATCGACAAGCGGAAACGCCCTATTTGGCAGTCGCCGCTGCCTGCAAAGCCGAGGGCGACACCACGCAGGCCATCGCCTGGTATCGAAGAGCCTTGCAGGTGGACCCAACCTTCGACGAAGTGCAAAGCGAGCTGCGCGCGCTCTACGCCGCCACCAAGCGCTGGGACGAAGCGTTAGCGGTGTTCGCCGAGCTGGCGAAGACGGACTCGGCCAATGTGGAGCACTGGCTTGATATGGGCAGAGTGCACCTCATGAAGGGCGATACCCTTGCTGCCGCAAAGGCGTTCGCCCAGGCCCATGACCGTTTCCCTGATGATGAGCGCACCGCCATCTCCTTGGGCCTCTTGCAGGAAAGTCTGCGCGACACGGCTGCGGCCTTGGCTACCTATCGCCGGGCCCTCACGGCAAACCCCAACTTTGCCCGCGTACGCAAGCTCTGCCGCAACCTGCTGGTGGCGCGCAAGCAGTGGGAAGAGGCCATCCAACTCTATGAGCAGGCGGGCGCGCGGGACTCCAGTGACGTCGTCAACGGGTTGGAGATAGCTGAACTCTATTTCCAAAAGGGGGACACGGCGACAGCTCTGGCGCACCTCGAGGCACTGGCGAGCCGATTCCCCAACGATTGGCGCGTGCCGTTTGCTGCCGGTCGCATGGAGTTCATGCGGCGCAACTGGTCGCAGGCCGGGGCGTACTTTGAGAAAGTCATCGCCCTCAACGACCGCGTGCCGCCGGCCTGGTCGTTGCTCGGCCGCTGCCACCTCCTGCGCAACGAGCTGCAACAAGCCGAGGCGGTTTTCCGCAGAGCGGCGGGGCTCTTTCCCGATGATGGGGAGCTCAACTTCTTCTTAGGCTCAGTGCTTAGCCAGATGCGCAAGCCTGCTGAGGCACTACCCTTCATCACCAAGGCGTTGGAAGACAACGAGGACAATGTGCCGGTGCTCCTGGTGCTAGCGGCCTGCTACTCGGAACTGCGGCGGGACGAGGAGGCAGACTCGGTGTACACCAAGATTCTCGCCCTGGACCCGGAAAATCCCACGGCGCTCAACAACTACAGCTATAGCCTTGCTGAACGGGGCATCCGCCTTGATGAGGCACTGCTCATGGTGGAAAAGGCCCTGCAGGCAGAACCCGAAAACGGCGCCTTCCTGGACACCATCGGCTGGGTTTACTTCAAGTTGGGTGACTATCAGAGAGCACTGGAAAAGATCCTGAAATCAGTAGAGGTGCGTCCGGGGTCGGCAGAGGTCATAGAACACCTGGGTGACGTGTACGAGAAGCTGGGGGAACTGTCTAAGGCGCAGGAGTACTGGCAGAAGGCGCTCGAGCTCGACCCCTCGCGCACGCACTTAGAGCAGAAGCTGAAAGGCACATCGCACACACGGCCATGA